AGTCTGCTGGGGCGCACCAGGAACGCCAAGTCATGGGGACAGGTGATTTTGGGATTCGGGCTCTTGTTCCTTGGCCTTGGCGTAATGAAGGAGGCCTTTGCCCCGCTGGGGGCCAGCGAGGCAGTAAAACACGTGATGATGAAGTTTGCTCAGTATCCGATCCTGGGGGTGTTGGTTGGCTGTGTTGTGACAATGTTGCTGCAGAGCAGCAGTGCCACCATTGCGACCATCCAGGTTCTTGCCTTCAACGGTCTAATAAGTTTCGAATCGGCAATACCCCTGATACTCGGCGACAACATCGGCACGACCATTACCGCGGAGATTGCCTCTTTGGGGACGAATCTGACAGCAAGAAGGACAGCGAGAGCCCACACCATGTTCAATGTCATAGGTGTAGCCTATATGCTCATATTCGTTTACACCAACTTATATCCCAGGATGATACACGCTATTGTACCCGGCGCCATTACAAAGAACAACATCATGGTGCACATAGCGCTGGCGCACAGCGTATTCAACATATTCAACACATTCATAGTATTTCTTCCTGGTATTTCGATTCTCGAAAGGGTCGCGATAAAATTGACCCCTGGTAAGGAGCGTGGGCTGGTTCTGGCCCCAAATCTGCTGGAAAAGCACCTCCTTGATACTCCTCCGCTTGCAATTGATCAAGTTATGAAAGAGACGGTGAGGATGAGTGAAACAGCCAGAGACGCAATAGACAGGGCTGCTCAGGCCTTTTTTAGTGGCAACATGCGACTGAAATCAGATGTGACAGCAAATGAGGAAGCGCTTGATAGATTTCAGCACGATATCACACAGTATCTTGTTGAGCTGTCCCAGAAAAACCTCGGCAGAGTAGAATCTGAAAAACTTCCGGTATTACTCCACTCAGTTAATGACTTGGAAAGAGTGGGTGACCACGCGGAAAACCTTATGGAACTTGCAGAGAGAAAGAAGGAGCAGAGACTGCACATCTCACCTTCTGCCATAGCGGAGTTGAAGCGAATGGTAGCCAGAGTCGATGAGATGATGGTGTTCGTGGGGAGTGCACTGAGTAACTACGACTCCGAGGACGCGAAGAGGGCGCTCAAGTGTGAAGATGACCTGAACAGGATGCAGATAGAGTTTAGAGCAAGTCACATAGAAAGACTTAACAAGGGAATCTGCCTGCCTCTTTCCGGA
This genomic interval from candidate division TA06 bacterium contains the following:
- a CDS encoding Na/Pi cotransporter family protein; its protein translation is MARELIFGLIGGLGLFLFGMKIMSEALRKVAGERLRRILQLLTRTPFIGVLVGAAITALIQSSSGTTVMTVGFVNAGLLTLRQAISVVMGANIGTTTTAWLVSFLAIFKISTYALPAIGVGFLLSLLGRTRNAKSWGQVILGFGLLFLGLGVMKEAFAPLGASEAVKHVMMKFAQYPILGVLVGCVVTMLLQSSSATIATIQVLAFNGLISFESAIPLILGDNIGTTITAEIASLGTNLTARRTARAHTMFNVIGVAYMLIFVYTNLYPRMIHAIVPGAITKNNIMVHIALAHSVFNIFNTFIVFLPGISILERVAIKLTPGKERGLVLAPNLLEKHLLDTPPLAIDQVMKETVRMSETARDAIDRAAQAFFSGNMRLKSDVTANEEALDRFQHDITQYLVELSQKNLGRVESEKLPVLLHSVNDLERVGDHAENLMELAERKKEQRLHISPSAIAELKRMVARVDEMMVFVGSALSNYDSEDAKRALKCEDDLNRMQIEFRASHIERLNKGICLPLSGILFLDFVDNVEKVGDHLTNIAQSVLYGFRWDGVQPQLG